From the genome of bacterium, one region includes:
- a CDS encoding cytochrome c — protein MHDQPVLEPNEASDFFADGRGNRMPIEGTVARGQLRDNEAFYTGLSGDQFLAELPVANTRGLLERGQNRYDIFCSPCHSRIGNGRGMIVRRGFKQPASFHEARLRDQPVGYYFDVMSRGFGEMSSYAPLVKAEDRWAIVAYIRALQLSQNVVLADLDEPKRKAIESAVEAQATPAANEAGEVNEETAAHD, from the coding sequence ATGCACGACCAGCCGGTGCTCGAGCCCAACGAGGCAAGCGACTTCTTTGCCGACGGCAGAGGAAACCGGATGCCGATCGAAGGTACTGTCGCCCGCGGCCAGCTCCGCGACAACGAGGCTTTCTACACCGGGCTTTCGGGCGACCAGTTTCTGGCCGAACTACCGGTGGCCAACACGCGCGGACTGCTCGAGCGCGGGCAGAACCGCTACGACATATTCTGCAGCCCCTGTCACAGCCGCATCGGTAACGGCCGGGGCATGATTGTCCGTCGCGGCTTCAAACAGCCGGCTTCCTTTCACGAGGCCCGCCTCCGCGACCAACCGGTGGGCTACTACTTCGACGTCATGAGCCGGGGCTTTGGCGAGATGTCGAGCTACGCCCCGCTGGTCAAGGCCGAGGATCGCTGGGCAATCGTCGCCTACATCCGCGCTCTTCAGCTGAGCCAAAACGTGGTGTTGGCCGATCTCGATGAGCCGAAGCGCAAGGCAATCGAAAGCGCGGTCGAGGCCCAGGCCACGCCAGCCGCCAACGAGGCCGGCGAGGTCAACGAGGAGACTGCCGCTCATGATTGA
- a CDS encoding DUF3341 domain-containing protein has product MSLERQPLFGLMAEFGGPRRLIRAIEAAREAGYTELEAYTPYPIEDVWEALGQHKSKLPGIVLAGGILGAILGFGLQYWASVIAYPLNIGGRPLNSWPAFIPVTFETTILVATFFTVLGMFALNGLPQPYHPVFNVERFALASRDRYFLCIAAWDPIFDRKGTADFLRAQQPAEVSEVAS; this is encoded by the coding sequence ATGAGCCTGGAACGCCAGCCGCTGTTCGGGCTCATGGCGGAGTTCGGAGGTCCGCGTCGCCTGATCCGCGCCATCGAGGCCGCCCGCGAAGCCGGCTACACGGAGTTGGAAGCCTACACGCCCTACCCCATCGAGGATGTCTGGGAGGCGCTCGGACAGCACAAGTCGAAACTGCCGGGGATCGTTCTCGCCGGCGGCATCCTGGGCGCGATTCTCGGATTCGGACTCCAGTACTGGGCTTCGGTGATCGCCTACCCACTCAACATAGGCGGCCGACCGCTCAACAGCTGGCCGGCTTTCATCCCGGTCACCTTCGAGACGACGATCCTGGTGGCCACCTTCTTCACCGTCCTGGGAATGTTCGCCCTCAACGGCCTACCGCAGCCGTACCACCCGGTCTTCAACGTCGAGCGCTTCGCGCTGGCTTCGCGAGACCGCTACTTCCTGTGCATAGCGGCGTGGGACCCGATCTTCGACCGCAAGGGAACCGCCGATTTCCTGAGAGCTCAACAACCCGCCGAGGTCTCCGAAGTTGCGTCTTAG
- a CDS encoding TAT-variant-translocated molybdopterin oxidoreductase, which yields MELRKRLERSHGKNFWRSLEELSGDPAFEELIHREFPAFSAEWPEGVSRRRFLQLAGASLALGGLTACTNQPPEKIVPFVDQPENLVPGQPLFFATSLDLDGFAQPVMAESHVGRPTKIEGNPEHPASLGASDLFPQAAILGLYDPDRSQVVKQLGRISSWASFLREAQSTLSALSAFGDLKLRILTEPVSSPTLRRQIDGLLSAHPAARWHQYSPVSQEAVYAGSKIAFGRELQPRYRFDRAQVVIALDSDFLTQGPGSVRYARDFMAARRVHSAQDAEGPRPMNRLYALESSISATGAKADHRLPIPAADFETAVLALAHLLGVPAVADIPAASGLGEAEAAWLEAAAEDLKRHSELSLVVAGDHCSAAVHALAHAINAHLGNLGRTAELHQPNFEIDGLGVDSLRELTSSMQAGEVDVLILAGGNPVFDAPADLDFAAALLKVPNRYRFGLYEDETSAYCQWHIPQAHDLETWGDGLSYDGTITLRQPLIEPLYDGKSALEFFAAMSEDGQKTSREILEASWSEAWGGDSESTEEAVSFEARFRRAIHDGFLVDSAPAAESAVLDPAAVSKAASGIANSVTGESAVVFRPDPTIYDGRFANNGWLQECPKPLTKLTWDNAAIVGPGMAARLGVKNEDKVAVAADGREIELPVWIQPGQPDRTVTVHLGYGRTAAGRVGNGNGADAYRLRSSSHPWIAPGVSVQKREGSIPLASTQLHSNIELEGKEAEKRHLVRTASVEHFRQDPEFAKHLGHSSEEDLSLYPPVEYNGYAWGLSIDLTSCTGCNACVIACQSENNIPVVGKEQVARGREMHWIRVDRYFEGSLDNPKVYHQPVMCMHCEQAPCEVVCPVAATTHSSEGLNEMTYNRCVGTRYCSNNCPYKVRRFNFLLYQDFETPVAKLMRNPDVTVRSRGVMEKCTYCVQRINQARITSEREGRQFRDGEIVTACQQACPTESIVFGNINDAESKVAERKASPLDYGILEELSTRPRTTYMAELRNPNPALDDEPEAHHG from the coding sequence ATGGAGCTGCGCAAGCGCCTCGAGCGTTCGCACGGCAAAAACTTCTGGCGCAGCCTGGAAGAGCTCTCCGGGGATCCGGCGTTCGAAGAGCTGATTCACCGCGAGTTCCCGGCATTCTCGGCTGAATGGCCCGAGGGCGTCAGCCGACGCCGCTTCCTGCAACTGGCCGGAGCGTCTCTGGCTCTGGGCGGCCTGACCGCGTGCACGAACCAGCCACCAGAGAAGATCGTACCGTTCGTGGACCAGCCTGAGAACTTGGTCCCGGGCCAGCCGCTCTTCTTCGCTACATCGCTCGACCTGGACGGTTTCGCCCAGCCAGTCATGGCCGAAAGCCACGTCGGCCGGCCCACGAAGATCGAAGGCAATCCCGAGCACCCGGCAAGCCTGGGCGCGTCCGACCTTTTTCCCCAGGCTGCGATTCTAGGTTTGTACGATCCCGATCGCTCGCAAGTCGTCAAGCAACTCGGCCGGATATCCTCCTGGGCCTCTTTTCTAAGAGAGGCTCAAAGCACACTCTCGGCGCTGTCAGCGTTCGGCGATCTGAAGCTCCGGATCCTGACCGAGCCGGTTTCCTCTCCAACGCTTCGACGCCAAATCGATGGGCTTTTGTCAGCGCATCCCGCCGCTCGCTGGCATCAGTATTCGCCGGTTAGTCAAGAAGCCGTCTATGCCGGCTCCAAGATCGCCTTCGGCCGCGAGCTCCAGCCTCGCTATCGGTTCGACCGGGCGCAGGTCGTGATAGCGCTCGATTCCGATTTCCTCACCCAGGGTCCGGGCAGCGTGCGCTACGCCCGCGACTTCATGGCCGCTCGCCGAGTGCACTCGGCCCAGGATGCAGAAGGCCCGCGCCCGATGAACCGGCTCTACGCGCTCGAATCGAGCATCAGTGCCACCGGCGCCAAGGCCGATCACCGGCTTCCGATTCCGGCGGCCGATTTCGAGACCGCGGTGCTCGCCCTGGCTCACCTGCTCGGTGTGCCCGCTGTTGCCGATATTCCCGCTGCCAGCGGTCTCGGAGAGGCGGAAGCCGCGTGGCTCGAGGCGGCAGCGGAAGACCTGAAACGCCATAGCGAGCTCTCGCTCGTCGTCGCGGGCGACCACTGTTCCGCGGCGGTCCACGCCTTGGCTCACGCTATCAACGCTCATCTGGGCAACCTCGGCCGAACTGCCGAGCTTCACCAGCCGAATTTCGAGATCGACGGCCTCGGTGTGGATTCCCTGAGGGAGTTGACGAGCTCTATGCAGGCCGGTGAGGTCGACGTCCTGATCTTGGCCGGAGGCAATCCTGTGTTTGACGCGCCCGCCGACCTGGATTTCGCCGCGGCTCTGCTCAAGGTGCCGAACCGCTACCGCTTCGGCCTCTACGAGGACGAGACTTCCGCCTACTGTCAGTGGCACATACCCCAAGCCCACGATCTGGAAACCTGGGGCGACGGTCTCAGCTACGACGGCACGATTACTCTTCGCCAACCCCTGATCGAGCCGCTCTACGACGGCAAATCCGCGCTCGAGTTCTTCGCGGCGATGTCGGAGGACGGACAAAAGACGTCGCGCGAGATCCTCGAGGCCTCGTGGTCCGAAGCCTGGGGAGGGGATTCGGAATCCACCGAGGAAGCCGTAAGCTTCGAGGCGCGCTTTCGCCGTGCCATCCACGACGGTTTCCTGGTCGATTCGGCGCCCGCGGCCGAAAGTGCCGTTCTCGATCCGGCCGCGGTATCCAAGGCCGCTTCCGGGATCGCCAACAGCGTCACCGGCGAAAGCGCGGTCGTTTTCCGACCCGATCCGACAATCTACGACGGCCGCTTCGCCAACAACGGCTGGCTCCAGGAATGCCCGAAACCGCTCACCAAGCTCACCTGGGACAACGCTGCCATTGTCGGTCCGGGAATGGCCGCACGCCTCGGCGTCAAGAACGAGGACAAGGTCGCGGTTGCCGCCGACGGCCGGGAAATCGAGCTGCCTGTTTGGATCCAGCCTGGACAGCCCGATCGCACCGTGACAGTTCACCTCGGCTACGGGCGAACGGCCGCCGGCCGGGTTGGCAACGGAAACGGCGCCGACGCCTATCGGCTGCGCTCTTCGTCCCACCCCTGGATCGCTCCCGGGGTCAGTGTGCAGAAGCGTGAGGGATCGATCCCGCTTGCGAGCACGCAGCTCCACAGCAATATCGAGCTCGAAGGCAAAGAAGCCGAGAAACGGCACCTGGTTCGAACGGCTTCCGTGGAGCACTTCCGCCAAGACCCTGAGTTCGCGAAGCACCTCGGGCACTCGAGCGAAGAGGACCTGAGCCTCTATCCCCCGGTCGAGTACAACGGTTACGCCTGGGGACTGTCGATCGACCTGACCAGCTGCACCGGCTGCAACGCTTGCGTGATCGCCTGTCAATCGGAGAACAACATTCCTGTGGTGGGCAAGGAGCAGGTCGCCCGCGGCCGGGAAATGCACTGGATCCGTGTCGACCGCTATTTCGAAGGCAGCCTCGACAACCCGAAGGTGTATCACCAGCCGGTGATGTGCATGCACTGCGAGCAGGCGCCATGCGAAGTGGTCTGCCCGGTGGCGGCGACCACGCACAGCTCTGAAGGTCTCAACGAGATGACCTACAACCGCTGCGTCGGCACCCGCTACTGCTCGAACAACTGCCCCTACAAAGTACGGCGCTTCAATTTTCTTCTCTACCAGGACTTCGAGACGCCGGTGGCGAAGCTGATGCGCAACCCGGACGTCACCGTGCGCTCACGGGGCGTCATGGAGAAGTGCACCTACTGCGTGCAGCGCATCAACCAGGCGCGGATCACCAGCGAGCGCGAAGGTCGCCAGTTCCGAGACGGCGAGATCGTGACCGCCTGTCAGCAGGCTTGTCCCACTGAGTCGATTGTCTTCGGAAACATCAATGACGCCGAGTCCAAAGTCGCCGAACGCAAGGCGTCACCTCTCGACTACGGAATCCTCGAAGAGTTGAGCACGCGGCCGCGGACCACCTACATGGCCGAGCTGCGCAACCCCAACCCCGCGCTCGACGACGAGCCGGAAGCGCATCACGGATGA
- a CDS encoding cytochrome c3 family protein, with protein MAQIFHRSTNTLSKVTIFGAVFFVGALGWVFAELDRSSYSTGQGVVIKQPIPFSHDHHTAALGIDCRYCHTSAEEAASAGIPPTATCMNCHKQIWADSPMLEPVRRSYRDDEPIRWERIHDLADFVYFDHSIHSAKGIGCASCHGRVDEMPLIYQASSLQMEWCLECHRNPERFVRPRSEIVNMAWKAPGGGKGQEQLGKQLVTEYRIQSKTNCSVCHR; from the coding sequence ATGGCTCAGATCTTCCATCGCAGCACGAATACGCTCTCGAAGGTAACGATCTTCGGAGCCGTTTTCTTCGTCGGAGCGCTCGGTTGGGTGTTTGCGGAGCTGGATCGGTCGTCCTACAGCACCGGCCAGGGCGTCGTCATCAAGCAGCCGATTCCGTTCAGCCACGACCACCACACCGCGGCGCTGGGCATCGATTGCCGCTACTGCCACACCTCGGCCGAAGAAGCTGCCAGCGCGGGCATCCCCCCCACGGCCACGTGCATGAACTGCCACAAGCAGATCTGGGCCGACAGTCCGATGCTCGAGCCGGTTCGCCGGAGCTACCGCGACGACGAACCCATTCGGTGGGAACGAATCCACGACCTGGCCGACTTCGTTTACTTCGATCATTCGATTCACTCGGCGAAGGGAATCGGCTGTGCCTCCTGTCACGGCCGTGTTGACGAAATGCCCCTCATCTACCAGGCCTCGTCTCTGCAAATGGAGTGGTGCCTGGAGTGCCATCGCAACCCAGAGCGATTCGTTCGGCCGCGATCGGAAATAGTCAATATGGCCTGGAAAGCGCCGGGTGGTGGAAAGGGCCAGGAACAGCTCGGGAAGCAGCTTGTGACCGAGTACCGCATCCAAAGCAAAACCAACTGTTCCGTCTGTCACCGATAG
- the nrfD gene encoding polysulfide reductase NrfD codes for MSEKRTNVSTEILTKPPVVGPGHTAGSVTDKISEVVLAKTPKWWFPAFGGAFLLMNLLLLALAKLFFTGTGIWGLNIPVGWGFAIINFVWWIGIGHAGTLISAILLLLRQPWRTSINRFAEAMTLFAVACAGIFPLIHVGRPWLAYWLLPYPNTMQLWPQFRSPLLWDVFAVSTYATASLLFWYVGLIPDMATLRDRTTKRFKQIVYGFLAMGWRGSATHWHNYETAYLLLAGLATPLVVSVHTIVSLDFAVGQIPGWHATIFPPYFVAGAIFAGFAMVLTLSVPLRKVFNLEDFITQRHIQNMAKVMLATGLIVAYGYMVEIFMAFYSGNQYEEFMLLNRIQGPYRVQWHLLLLCNVLAPQMIWISKVRRTPWMVWVVAMFVNVGMWLERFVIVVTSLHRDFLPSSWGMFHGTFWDWATFIGTIGLFLSLLFLFLRFLPMISIFEMRTIVPEPDVHEEEG; via the coding sequence ATGAGCGAGAAGCGCACGAACGTCTCCACCGAGATCCTGACGAAGCCGCCGGTGGTCGGTCCCGGACACACTGCAGGGTCGGTTACCGACAAGATCAGCGAGGTCGTCCTTGCCAAGACGCCCAAATGGTGGTTCCCCGCCTTCGGGGGCGCCTTCCTGCTGATGAACCTGCTGCTGCTGGCCCTGGCCAAGTTGTTCTTCACGGGCACCGGCATCTGGGGCCTGAACATTCCCGTCGGTTGGGGATTCGCAATCATCAACTTCGTCTGGTGGATCGGTATCGGCCACGCAGGCACTCTGATCTCGGCCATTTTGCTACTACTCAGGCAGCCGTGGCGCACCTCGATCAACCGGTTCGCCGAGGCGATGACGCTTTTCGCCGTCGCCTGCGCCGGGATCTTTCCGCTGATTCATGTCGGTCGCCCGTGGCTCGCCTACTGGTTGCTGCCCTATCCCAACACCATGCAGCTGTGGCCGCAGTTTCGCAGCCCTCTACTTTGGGACGTATTCGCGGTTTCGACCTACGCGACGGCCTCGCTACTGTTCTGGTACGTCGGTCTGATCCCGGACATGGCGACGCTTCGCGACCGCACCACGAAGCGCTTCAAGCAGATCGTCTACGGTTTCCTGGCGATGGGCTGGCGCGGCTCCGCCACGCATTGGCACAACTACGAAACCGCATATCTGCTGCTGGCCGGTCTGGCCACTCCGTTGGTGGTCTCGGTGCACACGATCGTCAGCCTCGACTTCGCCGTCGGTCAGATTCCCGGCTGGCACGCGACCATCTTCCCGCCGTATTTCGTGGCGGGCGCGATCTTCGCCGGCTTTGCCATGGTGCTGACACTCTCGGTACCGCTGCGCAAGGTCTTCAACCTCGAAGACTTCATCACCCAACGCCACATCCAGAATATGGCCAAGGTCATGTTGGCGACCGGGCTGATCGTGGCCTACGGCTACATGGTCGAGATCTTCATGGCCTTCTACAGCGGCAACCAGTACGAAGAGTTCATGCTCCTCAACCGGATCCAGGGGCCCTACCGGGTGCAGTGGCACCTGCTGCTCTTGTGCAATGTGTTGGCTCCGCAAATGATCTGGATCAGCAAGGTCCGTCGCACTCCCTGGATGGTCTGGGTGGTCGCGATGTTCGTCAACGTCGGCATGTGGCTCGAGCGCTTCGTCATCGTCGTAACCAGCTTGCACCGCGACTTCCTGCCCTCTTCATGGGGAATGTTCCACGGGACTTTCTGGGACTGGGCGACTTTCATCGGCACGATCGGTCTATTCCTCTCGCTCCTGTTCCTGTTCCTGCGCTTCCTGCCGATGATCTCGATCTTCGAGATGCGCACCATCGTGCCCGAACCGGACGTCCATGAGGAGGAAGGATGA